In one window of Drosophila mauritiana strain mau12 chromosome X, ASM438214v1, whole genome shotgun sequence DNA:
- the LOC117147404 gene encoding pupal cuticle protein Edg-91: protein MSNFNRILIVIVIGLALVHFSAVDAQAGTVHWNNGNAAGVGVYSNAQSGGMHPPGSLGGQDPQYSYGYAGIDSRGSYGGAGGNGAYYVGGTDEHGRPFSYSNQVGQPGQPGYMGVRPDPNYPGAYGYQNGGAIIASSVGATVTIALGLALGGMRL from the exons ATGTCGAATTTCAATCGCATTCTGATCGTCATTGTTATCGGGTTGGCACTAGTTCATTTTAGTGCTG TGGATGCCCAGGCCGGAACGGTGCACTGGAACAATGGAAATGCGGCCGGCGTGGGCGTCTATTCGAACGCCCAGTCCGGCGGGATGCATCCGCCGGGAAGTCTGGGTGGCCAGGATCCGCAATACAGCTACGGATACGCCGGCATCGATTCGCGCGGTTCCTACGGCGGAGCGGGCGGCAATGGAGCCTACTACGTGGGCGGCACGGACGAGCACGGTCGCCCCTTCTCCTACAGCAACCAGGTGGGCCAGCCCGGCCAGCCGGGCTACATGGGCGTACGGCCGGACCCCAACTACCCGGGTGCCTATGGCTACCAGAATGGCGGAGCAATCATCGCCAGCTCGGTGGGCGCCACCGTGACCATAGCCCTTGGATTGGCCTTGGGCGGCATGAGACTTTGA
- the LOC117147919 gene encoding neprilysin-3 isoform X1: MSAKMTRYKQTEFTEDDSSSIGGIQLNEATGHTGMQIRYHTARATWNWRSRNKTEKWLLITTFVMAITIFTLLIVLFTDGGSSDATKHVLHVQPHQKDCPSGNELPCLNKHCIFASSEILKSIDVTVDPCDDFYGYSCNQWIKNNPIPEGKSTWGTFGKLEQMNQLIIRNVLEKPAKSFKSDAERKAKIYYESCLDADEHMEKLGAKPMNDLLLQIGGWNVTKSGYNVANWTMGHTLKILHNKYNFNCLFGWAIGEDDKNSSRHVIQIDQGGLTLPTADYYNNKTDNHRKVLNEYIEYMTKVCVLLGANESDARAQMIGVINFEKKLANITIPLEDRRNEEAMYHPMQLRQLSKLAPFLNWTDHFDNAMQMVGRRVTDDEVVVVYAPDFLKNLSDIILKMEQTEEGKITLNNYLVWQAVRTLTSCLSKPFRDAYKGVRKALMGSDGGEEIWRYCVSDTNNVVGFAVGAIFVRQAFHGESKPAAEQMIGEIREAFKMNLQNLTWVDKQTREKAIEKANQISDMIGFPDYILDPVELDKKYAELNITPNAYFENNIQVAIYNLKSNLKRLDQPVNKTNWGMTPQTVNAYYTPTKNQIVFPAGILQTPFFDINNPKSLNFGAMGVVMGHELTHAFDDQGREYDKFGNINRWWDSKSIERFNEKSECIARQYSGYKMNGRTLNGKQTLGENIADNGGLKAAYHAYQRTKSDRDVDVLKLPGLNLTHSQLFFVSFAQVWCSSTTDETNLLQMEKDPHSPSQFRVIGTLSNMKEFADVFQCEPGKRMNPTDKCEVW; encoded by the exons ATGAGCGCAAAG ATGACGCGCTACAAGCAGACCGAATTCACGGAGGACGACTCGAGTTCCATTGGCGGCATTCAATTGAACGAGGCGACCGGCCACACGGGCATGCAGATACGCTACCACACCGCCCGG GCTACATGGAATTGGCGCTCGAGGAACAAGACGGAGAAATGGCTGCTCATCACGACTTTTGTGATGGCCATCACGATCTTCACGCTGCTCATCGTCCTTTTCACAGATGGAGGCAGCAGCGATGCGACCAAGCACGTCCTTCACGTCCAGCCGCACCAAAAAG ATTGTCCTTCCGGCAATGAGCTTCCTTGCTTGAACAAGCACTGCATCTTCGCCTCGAGCGAGATCCTCAAGTCCATCGATGTGACCGTGGATCCCTGCGACGACTTCTACGGATATTCCTG TAATCAATGGATCAAGAACAACCCCATTCCCGAGGGGAAGTCCACGTGGGGTACCTTCGGCAAGCTGGAGCAGATGAACCAGCTGATAATCCGCAACGTGCTGGAGAAGCCGGCAAAGAGCTTTAAGTCGGACGCGGAGCGGAAGGCCAAGATTTACTATGAATCCTGCCTGGATGCGGATGAGCACATGGAGAAGCTGGGGGCCAAGCCCATGAACGATCTCCTGCTGCAGATCGGAGGATGGAACGTGACCAAGAGCGGCTACAACGTGGCCAACTGGACGATGGGACACACTCTAAAGATTCTGCATAACAA GTACAACTTCAACTGCCTGTTTGGCTGGGCGATCGGGGAGGACGACAAGAACTCCTCGCGCCACGTCATCCAGATCGATCAGGGCGGTCTGACGCTGCCCACCGCTGACTACTACAACAACAAGACGGACAATCACCGCAAGGTGCTCAACGAGTACATTGAGTACATGACCAAGGTGTGCGTCCTGCTCGGGGCCAACGAATCGGATGCCCGCGCCCAGATGATCGGCGTCATTAACTTCGAGAAGAAGCTGGCCAACATCACCATTCCGCTGGAGGATCGCCGCAACGAGGAGGCCATGTATCATCCGATGCAGCTGCGACAGCTGTCCAAGCTGGCGCCGTTCCTCAACTGGACGGATCACTTCGACAATGCCATGCAGATGGTGGGTCGCCGGGTCACCGACGACGAGGTGGTGGTCGTCTACGCACCCGACTTCCTCAAGAACCTATCGGACATCATTCTCAAGATGGAACAGACCGAGGAGGGAAAAAT CACCTTGAACAATTACCTCGTCTGGCAGGCGGTACGCACGCTGACCAGTTGCTTGTCCAAACCATTCCGGGATGCCTATAAGGGCGTGAGGAAGGCCCTCATGGGTTCGGATGGCGGGGAGGAGATCTGGCGATACTGCGTCTCGGACACGAACAATGTGGTTGGGTTCGCCGTGGGTGCCATCTTTGTGCGTCAGGCCTTCCATGGGGAGTCGAAGCCGGCGGCCGAGCAGATGATCGGCGAGATCCGCGAGGCCTTCAAGATGAATCTACAGAATTTGACCTGGGTGGACAAGCAGACGCGCGAGAAGGCCATCGAGAAGGCCAACCAGATCTCGGACATGATCGGATTCCCCGACTATATTCTGGACCCCGTGGAACTGGACAAGAAGTACGCGGAGTTGAACATCACGCCGAATGCCTACTTTGAGAACAACATCCAGGTGGCCATCTACAATCTGAAGAGCAACCTGAAGCGTCTCGACCAACCGGTGAACAAGACCAACTGGGGCATGACCCCGCAGACGGTCAACGCCTACTACACGCCCACCAAGAACCAAATCGTCTTTCCCGCGGGCATCCTGCAGACGCCCTTCTTCGACATAAACAACCCCAAGAGCCTGAACTTCGGGGCCATGGGCGTGGTCATGGGCCACGAACTGACCCACGCCTTCGATGACCAGGGACGTGAGTACGATAAGTTCGGCAACATCAACCGCTGGTGGGATTCCAAGAGCATCGAGCGGTTCAACGAAAAGTCCGAATGCATTGCCAGACAGTACAGTGGATACAAGATGAACGGACGCACCCTCAACGGCAAGCAGACGCTGG GCGAAAACATAGCCGACAACGGCGGCTTAAAGGCGGCCTACCACGCCTACCAGCGCACCAAGAGCGACCGTGATGTGGATGTGCTGAAGCTGCCGGGCCTGAATCTCACGCACTCGCAGCTCTTCTTCGTGTCCTTCGCCCAG GTCTGGTGCTCCAGCACAACGGATGAAACGAACCTGCTGCAGATGGAGAAGGATCCGCACTCGCCGTCGCAGTTCCGGGTGATCGGCACATTGTCGAACATGAAGGAGTTCGCCGATGTCTTCCAGTGCGAGCCCGGCAAACGGATGAATCCCACCGACAAGTGCGAGGTGTGGTAA
- the LOC117147919 gene encoding neprilysin-3 isoform X2 yields MWLSDCRSMTRYKQTEFTEDDSSSIGGIQLNEATGHTGMQIRYHTARATWNWRSRNKTEKWLLITTFVMAITIFTLLIVLFTDGGSSDATKHVLHVQPHQKDCPSGNELPCLNKHCIFASSEILKSIDVTVDPCDDFYGYSCNQWIKNNPIPEGKSTWGTFGKLEQMNQLIIRNVLEKPAKSFKSDAERKAKIYYESCLDADEHMEKLGAKPMNDLLLQIGGWNVTKSGYNVANWTMGHTLKILHNKYNFNCLFGWAIGEDDKNSSRHVIQIDQGGLTLPTADYYNNKTDNHRKVLNEYIEYMTKVCVLLGANESDARAQMIGVINFEKKLANITIPLEDRRNEEAMYHPMQLRQLSKLAPFLNWTDHFDNAMQMVGRRVTDDEVVVVYAPDFLKNLSDIILKMEQTEEGKITLNNYLVWQAVRTLTSCLSKPFRDAYKGVRKALMGSDGGEEIWRYCVSDTNNVVGFAVGAIFVRQAFHGESKPAAEQMIGEIREAFKMNLQNLTWVDKQTREKAIEKANQISDMIGFPDYILDPVELDKKYAELNITPNAYFENNIQVAIYNLKSNLKRLDQPVNKTNWGMTPQTVNAYYTPTKNQIVFPAGILQTPFFDINNPKSLNFGAMGVVMGHELTHAFDDQGREYDKFGNINRWWDSKSIERFNEKSECIARQYSGYKMNGRTLNGKQTLGENIADNGGLKAAYHAYQRTKSDRDVDVLKLPGLNLTHSQLFFVSFAQVWCSSTTDETNLLQMEKDPHSPSQFRVIGTLSNMKEFADVFQCEPGKRMNPTDKCEVW; encoded by the exons ATGTGGCTTTCCGACTGCCGTTCG ATGACGCGCTACAAGCAGACCGAATTCACGGAGGACGACTCGAGTTCCATTGGCGGCATTCAATTGAACGAGGCGACCGGCCACACGGGCATGCAGATACGCTACCACACCGCCCGG GCTACATGGAATTGGCGCTCGAGGAACAAGACGGAGAAATGGCTGCTCATCACGACTTTTGTGATGGCCATCACGATCTTCACGCTGCTCATCGTCCTTTTCACAGATGGAGGCAGCAGCGATGCGACCAAGCACGTCCTTCACGTCCAGCCGCACCAAAAAG ATTGTCCTTCCGGCAATGAGCTTCCTTGCTTGAACAAGCACTGCATCTTCGCCTCGAGCGAGATCCTCAAGTCCATCGATGTGACCGTGGATCCCTGCGACGACTTCTACGGATATTCCTG TAATCAATGGATCAAGAACAACCCCATTCCCGAGGGGAAGTCCACGTGGGGTACCTTCGGCAAGCTGGAGCAGATGAACCAGCTGATAATCCGCAACGTGCTGGAGAAGCCGGCAAAGAGCTTTAAGTCGGACGCGGAGCGGAAGGCCAAGATTTACTATGAATCCTGCCTGGATGCGGATGAGCACATGGAGAAGCTGGGGGCCAAGCCCATGAACGATCTCCTGCTGCAGATCGGAGGATGGAACGTGACCAAGAGCGGCTACAACGTGGCCAACTGGACGATGGGACACACTCTAAAGATTCTGCATAACAA GTACAACTTCAACTGCCTGTTTGGCTGGGCGATCGGGGAGGACGACAAGAACTCCTCGCGCCACGTCATCCAGATCGATCAGGGCGGTCTGACGCTGCCCACCGCTGACTACTACAACAACAAGACGGACAATCACCGCAAGGTGCTCAACGAGTACATTGAGTACATGACCAAGGTGTGCGTCCTGCTCGGGGCCAACGAATCGGATGCCCGCGCCCAGATGATCGGCGTCATTAACTTCGAGAAGAAGCTGGCCAACATCACCATTCCGCTGGAGGATCGCCGCAACGAGGAGGCCATGTATCATCCGATGCAGCTGCGACAGCTGTCCAAGCTGGCGCCGTTCCTCAACTGGACGGATCACTTCGACAATGCCATGCAGATGGTGGGTCGCCGGGTCACCGACGACGAGGTGGTGGTCGTCTACGCACCCGACTTCCTCAAGAACCTATCGGACATCATTCTCAAGATGGAACAGACCGAGGAGGGAAAAAT CACCTTGAACAATTACCTCGTCTGGCAGGCGGTACGCACGCTGACCAGTTGCTTGTCCAAACCATTCCGGGATGCCTATAAGGGCGTGAGGAAGGCCCTCATGGGTTCGGATGGCGGGGAGGAGATCTGGCGATACTGCGTCTCGGACACGAACAATGTGGTTGGGTTCGCCGTGGGTGCCATCTTTGTGCGTCAGGCCTTCCATGGGGAGTCGAAGCCGGCGGCCGAGCAGATGATCGGCGAGATCCGCGAGGCCTTCAAGATGAATCTACAGAATTTGACCTGGGTGGACAAGCAGACGCGCGAGAAGGCCATCGAGAAGGCCAACCAGATCTCGGACATGATCGGATTCCCCGACTATATTCTGGACCCCGTGGAACTGGACAAGAAGTACGCGGAGTTGAACATCACGCCGAATGCCTACTTTGAGAACAACATCCAGGTGGCCATCTACAATCTGAAGAGCAACCTGAAGCGTCTCGACCAACCGGTGAACAAGACCAACTGGGGCATGACCCCGCAGACGGTCAACGCCTACTACACGCCCACCAAGAACCAAATCGTCTTTCCCGCGGGCATCCTGCAGACGCCCTTCTTCGACATAAACAACCCCAAGAGCCTGAACTTCGGGGCCATGGGCGTGGTCATGGGCCACGAACTGACCCACGCCTTCGATGACCAGGGACGTGAGTACGATAAGTTCGGCAACATCAACCGCTGGTGGGATTCCAAGAGCATCGAGCGGTTCAACGAAAAGTCCGAATGCATTGCCAGACAGTACAGTGGATACAAGATGAACGGACGCACCCTCAACGGCAAGCAGACGCTGG GCGAAAACATAGCCGACAACGGCGGCTTAAAGGCGGCCTACCACGCCTACCAGCGCACCAAGAGCGACCGTGATGTGGATGTGCTGAAGCTGCCGGGCCTGAATCTCACGCACTCGCAGCTCTTCTTCGTGTCCTTCGCCCAG GTCTGGTGCTCCAGCACAACGGATGAAACGAACCTGCTGCAGATGGAGAAGGATCCGCACTCGCCGTCGCAGTTCCGGGTGATCGGCACATTGTCGAACATGAAGGAGTTCGCCGATGTCTTCCAGTGCGAGCCCGGCAAACGGATGAATCCCACCGACAAGTGCGAGGTGTGGTAA